A single Lactuca sativa cultivar Salinas chromosome 8, Lsat_Salinas_v11, whole genome shotgun sequence DNA region contains:
- the LOC111906706 gene encoding receptor-like protein kinase HSL1 yields MPPPPLPSRPPPSPPSLLLLCLLLLSTTTSLSLNQEGLDLIQIKSTLIDPSGILSDWNPADDKPCNWFGVTCSRSTVTSIELPSASLAGPFPIGLCRLPSLSIVSLSDNSLNSTIPATISTCRNLTSLDLSANYFDGLLPSTLSDIPNLVYLNLQDNSFSGEIPRSFGLFRRLESLILINNYLNGSFPVILTNVTTLKELSVAYNYFLPAPIPPQLGNLSNIEHLWLSSCSFVGTIPETFSKLQKLSDLELSYNSLTGPFPAVIFQLRKLYQLELYNNSLSGDLPKKDWSNLPELRKIDLSVNSFTGTIPVELCKLPLESLCLADNKLQGLIPESLARSPNLYDLRLFDNSLTGPLPSDLGSNSSLKTLDVSFNKLFGELPSSLCEKGELFDLVLIGNSFSGELPVSLGECKSLGRVRLSSNKLSGEVPGVIWGLPHVYLLDLADNLFSGNLSFAISGGVNLSSIIVSGNTFSGGIPDEIGSLNNLVEFIAGDNKLTGGIPESFFKLNHLGTLDLSGNDFSGQIPAQIGSLKQLNELNLANNRFTGEIPDEIGDLPVLNYLDLSGNSFNGNIPSGLDNLMLNSLNLSNNHLSGPIPSAYAKDVYRDSFLGNPDLCGGFTRRCPQTDESKTNHNLWLLRLIFVFSGIVLVIGVSWFIFKYRSINNTKNESPISISKWRSFHKLGFNEFEIIHRLNENNVIGSGASGKVYKAILSNGEAVAVKKLWERSIKTNTITDSAQKDEFESEVETLGKIRHKNIVRLWCCCKSGNSRFLVYEYMPNGSLGDLLHSSKGGLLEWPMRFKIVLDAAEGLSYLHHDCVPPIVHRDVKSNNILLDEEYGARIADFGVAKFIELGNKGSESMSVVAGSRGYIAPEYAYTLRVTEKSDIYSFGVVILELVTGRKPVDQAFGERDLATWVHTTVNQKGYDHVIDPELEYESKDQICRVLDIGLLCISQLPMNRPSMRTVVNLLQEAAADGKLKATMNKDVKSSPYYEEDSSDQASLV; encoded by the exons ATGCCACCGCCACCCCTGCCGTCGAGACCACCGCCGTCGCCACCTTCACTTCTATTGTTATGTCTCTTGCTATTATCAACCACCACCTCCCTCTCTTTGAACCAAGAAGGTCTTGATTTAATCCAAATAAAATCCACCCTCATCGATCCCAGTGGAATCCTCTCCGACTGGAACCCCGCCGACGACAAACCATGCAACTGGTTTGGCGTCACCTGCAGCCGCTCCACCGTCACTTCCATCGAACTCCCCTCCGCCTCCCTCGCCGGCCCATTTCCCATCGGTCTCTGCCGTCTACCTTCTTTATCTATCGTCTCGCTCAGCGACAACAGTCTCAACTCCACCATCCCCGCCACCATCTCCACCTGCCGCAACCTCACGTCTCTTGACCTCTCCGCAAACTATTTCGACGGTCTGCTTCCATCGACGCTCTCCGACATCCCAAACTTGGTTTATCTCAACCTGCAAGACAACAGCTTCTCCGGCGAAATCCCACGTAGTTTTGGATTGTTCCGGCGACTAGAATCACTCATTCTCATCAACAACTATCTGAATGGATCATTCCCTGTTATTCTCACAAACGTAACCACGCTTAAAGAACTCAGTGTTGCTTACAATTACTTTCTTCCTGCTCCAATTCCTCCTCAACTCGGAAACCTTTCCAACATCGAACATCTTTGGCTCAGTTCATGTAGCTTCGTCGGAACAATCCCGGAGACATTTTCGAAATTACAGAAGCTTTCTGATCTCGAATTATCTTACAATTCACTCACTGGTCCATTCCCAGCTGTCATTTTCCAACTCAGGAAACTCTACCAACTCGAGCTCTATAACAACTCACTTTCCGGCGATTTGCCAAAAAAGGATTGGTCAAACCTCCCCGAACTGAGAAAAATCGATCTGTCGGTGAATAGTTTCACCGGAACAATTCCGGTTGAGTTATGCAAATTGCCCCTCGAATCACTCTGTCTCGCTGATAATAAACTACAGGGTCTGATACCGGAAAGCTTAGCTCGATCTCCAAACTTGTATGATCTCAGATTATTCGACAATTCGTTAACTGGTCCTCTTCCCAGTGATCTCGGAAGCAATTCCTCTCTGAAAACACTTGATGTGTCGTTCAATAAACTCTTCGGTGAACTTCCGAGTAGCTTATGCGAAAAGGGCGAATTATTTGATCTAGTACTGATCGGAAATTCCTTTTCCGGTGAGCTTCCTGTAAGTCTGGGAGAATGCAAGAGTTTAGGAAGGGTTAGGCTGAGCTCGAACAAACTTTCCGGGGAGGTTCCAGGCGTAATTTGGGGGTTGCCTCATGTTTATCTCCTTGATCTTGCTGATAATTTGTTCTCAGGTAACCTCTCATTCGCTATCTCCGGCGGGGTCAATCTTTCGTCGATTATTGTTTCCGGGAACACCTTCTCTGGTGGCATACCGGATGAAATAGGATCTTTAAACAATTTGGTTGAATTCATAGCTGGTGATAATAAGTTAACCGGAGGTATTCCAGAATCATTCTTCAAATTGAATCATCTGGGGACACTTGATCTTAGTGGAAACGATTTCTCCGGCCAGATTCCTGCACAAATTGGATCACTAAAACAGCTCAACGAGCTAAATTTAGCAAACAATAGGTTCACCGGAGAAATCCCCGACGAAATCGGTGACCTCCCAGTTCTTAATTATCTCGATCTTTCCGGTAATTCGTTCAACGGAAACATCCCATCCGGATTAGATAACTTGATGTTGAATTCACtcaatttatcaaacaatcaTCTCTCCGGACCAATCCCTTCTGCATACGCTAAAGACGTTTACCGAGATAGCTTCTTGGGGAACCCAGATTTATGCGGCGGATTCACCCGTCGTTGTCCCCAAACCGACGAATCAAAAACAAATCATAATCTATGGCTGCTCCGGCTCATTTTCGTATTTTCCGGCATAGTTTTGGTAATCGGCGTATCCTGGTTCATTTTCAAGTATCGAAGCATCAACAACACGAAAAATGAATCCCCAATTTCAATATCGAAATGGCGATCGTTTCACAAATTGGGTTTTAACGAATTCGAAATCATTCATCGATTAAACGAAAATAACGTAATTGGAAGCGGCGCTTCTGGGAAAGTCTACAAAGCGATTCTCAGCAACGGTGAAGCGGTGGCTGTGAAAAAACTCTGGGAACGATCGATTAAAACTAATACTATAACAGATTCAGCACAAAAAGACGAGTTCGAGAGTGAAGTCGAAACATTAGGGAAGATTCGGCATAAAAATATTGTTAGATTATGGTGTTGTTGCAAGAGTGGAAACTCGAGGTTTTTGGTGTATGAATATATGCCAAATGGAAGCTTAGGAGATTTGTTGCATAGTAGTAAAGGTGGATTATTGGAATGGCCGATGAGATTTAAGATTGTTCTTGATGCGGCTGAGGGACTTTCATATTTGCATCATGATTGTGTTCCTCCTATTGTTCATCGTGATGTTAAATCGAATAATATTTTGCTCGATGAGGAATATGGTGCAAGAATTGCGGATTTTGGTGTTGCGAAGTTTATCGAGTTGGGAAATAAAGGATCCGAGTCGATGTCGGTTGTTGCCGGTTCTCGTGGTTACATAGCCCCAG AATACGCATATACACTTCGTGTCACCGAAAAGAGCGACATATACAGCTTTGGAGTGGTGATCCTTGAACTCGTGACCGGAAGAAAACCAGTTGACCAAGCGTTTGGTGAGCGAGACCTAGCCACATGGGTGCACACAACGGTTAACCAAAAGGGTTATGACCACGTGATTGACCCTGAGCTAGAGTATGAGTCCAAGGATCAAATATGTCGGGTTCTTGATATCGGTTTGTTATGTATTAGCCAACTTCCAATGAACCGACCCTCGATGCGAACCGTGGTCAACTTACTTCAAGAGGCTGCAGCCGATGGCAAACTAAAAGCTACCATGAATAAAGATGTGAAATCATCTCCTTATTATGAAGAAGATAGCTCCGATCAAGCAAGTTTGGTTTGA